The following are encoded in a window of Bacteroidota bacterium genomic DNA:
- a CDS encoding response regulator transcription factor, which translates to MKLRCLLIDDEPPALKVLASYISNINGLEIVAQCKNAIEALDVLHQKTVDVIFLDIKMPKILGTEFLKNLSHPPKVIFVTAYRDYAVEGYELDAVDYLVKPVSFERFFKAITKLNRVIDKETVTTTVEYKPNPEAFVYLKVDKDMKKIFVNDIIYIESWKDYVKLFLSNGKNILVKQSISAMENLLSDHKFMRVHRSYMVSLNKISGYNGLSVQLDAKEIPIGRLYKQVVMERLQTQ; encoded by the coding sequence ATGAAGCTGCGTTGCTTACTTATAGATGATGAACCTCCTGCTTTAAAGGTTTTGGCTTCTTATATTTCCAATATTAATGGGCTTGAAATTGTTGCCCAATGTAAAAATGCGATTGAAGCTTTGGATGTTCTGCATCAAAAAACTGTCGATGTTATTTTTTTGGATATAAAAATGCCCAAAATATTGGGCACCGAATTTCTAAAAAACTTATCCCATCCTCCGAAAGTTATTTTCGTAACTGCTTATCGTGATTATGCAGTAGAAGGATACGAGTTGGATGCGGTTGATTATCTCGTAAAACCTGTTTCCTTTGAACGATTTTTTAAAGCTATTACAAAACTAAACAGGGTAATTGACAAGGAAACTGTAACTACAACTGTTGAGTATAAGCCGAACCCTGAAGCGTTCGTATATCTGAAAGTAGATAAGGATATGAAAAAAATTTTTGTGAATGACATCATTTATATCGAAAGCTGGAAGGATTATGTAAAACTTTTTCTTTCAAACGGGAAAAATATTCTTGTAAAACAATCGATTAGTGCGATGGAAAACCTGTTATCCGATCACAAATTCATGAGGGTTCATCGGTCATACATGGTTTCACTGAATAAAATTTCAGGATATAATGGCCTTTCAGTTCAGTTGGATGCAAAAGAAATCCCTATTGGCCGTTTGTATAAGCAGGTTGTTATGGAAAGACTGCAAACACAATAG
- a CDS encoding TonB-dependent receptor: MVRNYFLFRLLFIGAFLSTLISGLYAQETNSRASGRVISDSNETQVNVTVTIIHEPTQNKYVNLTNKDGYFYFFNLKPGGPYSITFSSVGYETLKKNDLFIHLTGEYFFINNSEIADFTLKKKNIALDEVIINARSDNRNKSGVETIITGTVLKSMPSIGRSFQDYIRLVPQAKVNGEGVMSLAGQNNRFNAFFIDGANNTDIKGTSVNGMNGGQTGAPPVSIESIEEINVLLSPYNVQYGNFTGGSINAITRSGSNETKSSAWYYFRNENLAGRSPQPVEKPNEPGNYYRPRLSTFFNQVFGAWNSGALIKNKLFYFALVERQSESRPQPFNMADYRGNSNQQQLELLSGFIHDTYQYDPGSFLETKDELDATRLNLKLDWNASLKDKFMLSYRYSYASRRTAPRPSGANAISFDNNGIILPSCTHSSSLEWLRFLKPGMNNRLLLTFTNVAEVRKWIGEPFPSVTILDGNGTLSFGSEANTDSNDFKASDLSLFDVFTYIKKKSVYSIGTDINYSAYNLQLLSFFFGAYQFRSLSDFVNIIAPSRLQRAFYQDSRISEKFHTLRSSFFANDEIRLRKNLKLNFGLRLDVNSIVSKPAIDQFFNDTAINIISRYYDLEGARSGKPMDAQWGLSPRFSLHYNLLNQKINLTGGAGIFIGHPINSWTFDVFNSSTGNIDIVPSQFYPDPYNQPTPESLNMDPSNLKGALNLMAKHYKYPSVFRSSFTAEKKLQNNWTISIEGIFTKNIHETVFRNVNILPPTLTSALPDSRNIYSLNSAPTKIPLKSNGINPFSQVMLLANNHGKKGSSYSLSFIIHKQANSFSFNSSYTYGRSNLLFEITGPQTLVLSQWRNMETVNGRNFAPLSTSDNDLRHRITTWISKKINYSKNRTATTISLFYNGQSGSPYSYVYTNSMINDNGKRNENFDLIYIPTTNDLINMSFAPITGSVSYTPQQQKDALNVFIEGDKYLREHRGEFSQRNGARLPFTHIIDLRLQQDFTLKIKDKKVGLTITYDVFNFTNMLNKNWGHTWFLTNDSYPLITFESFISTTTLTPQYQFRPFNGKPWTLQTSTIPGNSARWISQLGIKINLN; the protein is encoded by the coding sequence ATGGTCCGTAACTATTTCCTATTTCGTTTGCTATTTATTGGGGCTTTTTTATCAACTTTAATTTCCGGTCTTTATGCTCAGGAAACCAATAGCCGTGCTTCCGGTAGAGTGATTTCAGACAGTAATGAAACTCAAGTTAATGTTACAGTTACAATAATTCACGAGCCCACGCAAAACAAATATGTTAATCTAACAAATAAAGACGGTTATTTCTATTTCTTCAACCTCAAACCCGGCGGGCCATACAGTATAACTTTCTCTTCTGTTGGTTATGAAACATTAAAAAAAAATGATTTGTTCATTCATCTAACAGGTGAATATTTTTTTATAAATAACTCTGAGATAGCTGATTTTACTTTAAAGAAAAAAAATATTGCCTTAGATGAGGTTATTATTAATGCCCGATCCGATAACCGGAATAAAAGCGGTGTAGAAACAATTATTACCGGCACGGTATTAAAGTCTATGCCTTCAATCGGCCGTAGCTTCCAGGATTATATAAGACTAGTACCCCAGGCAAAGGTCAATGGCGAAGGCGTCATGTCATTGGCAGGGCAAAACAACCGCTTTAATGCTTTCTTTATTGACGGAGCAAACAATACTGACATAAAAGGAACGTCTGTAAACGGAATGAATGGCGGGCAAACAGGTGCACCTCCTGTTTCCATTGAATCGATCGAAGAAATAAATGTTTTGCTATCACCTTACAATGTACAATACGGCAATTTTACCGGCGGAAGCATTAATGCAATTACCCGTTCTGGCAGCAACGAGACCAAATCTTCAGCCTGGTATTATTTCAGAAATGAAAACCTTGCAGGCCGATCGCCACAACCTGTCGAAAAGCCTAATGAACCGGGTAATTATTATCGCCCCCGCTTATCAACATTTTTTAACCAGGTTTTTGGAGCATGGAACAGCGGAGCCCTGATAAAAAACAAACTATTTTATTTTGCGTTAGTTGAAAGACAATCCGAATCAAGACCGCAACCATTTAATATGGCTGATTATCGCGGCAACAGCAACCAGCAGCAATTGGAGCTATTGTCAGGTTTTATTCATGATACTTATCAATATGACCCGGGATCTTTTCTGGAAACAAAAGATGAATTAGATGCAACACGATTAAATTTAAAATTGGACTGGAATGCTTCTTTAAAAGATAAATTCATGCTGAGCTATCGCTATAGCTATGCCAGTCGAAGGACAGCTCCCCGTCCCAGCGGCGCCAATGCTATTTCTTTTGACAACAATGGGATCATCTTACCCTCCTGCACACATTCATCATCCCTTGAATGGTTGCGTTTTTTAAAACCCGGCATGAATAATCGCTTGCTGTTAACTTTTACCAATGTTGCTGAAGTTCGGAAATGGATCGGGGAGCCGTTTCCTTCAGTTACCATCCTTGATGGTAATGGCACTCTCAGTTTTGGAAGCGAAGCCAACACAGACAGCAATGATTTTAAAGCCTCTGATCTTAGTTTGTTTGATGTATTTACTTACATTAAAAAGAAAAGTGTATACTCAATTGGAACAGACATTAATTATTCAGCTTATAACTTGCAGCTTTTATCGTTTTTTTTTGGTGCCTATCAATTCAGGAGTCTAAGTGATTTTGTAAATATCATTGCACCTTCCCGACTCCAGCGTGCATTTTACCAGGATTCAAGGATCTCCGAAAAATTCCACACATTAAGAAGCAGTTTTTTTGCAAACGATGAGATCAGGCTTCGTAAAAATCTTAAACTAAATTTTGGTCTCCGTCTTGATGTGAATTCAATCGTATCAAAGCCGGCCATTGACCAGTTTTTTAATGACACTGCCATCAATATCATTTCACGTTATTATGATCTTGAAGGGGCGCGGTCTGGTAAACCAATGGATGCGCAATGGGGACTCTCCCCCCGATTCAGCTTACATTATAACTTATTAAATCAGAAGATAAATTTAACAGGAGGGGCAGGAATATTTATTGGACACCCCATTAACTCTTGGACCTTTGACGTATTCAATAGCAGTACGGGCAATATCGATATTGTTCCGTCGCAATTTTATCCCGATCCTTACAATCAGCCAACTCCGGAATCATTAAACATGGATCCATCCAATCTCAAAGGAGCACTAAACTTAATGGCTAAGCATTATAAGTATCCTTCGGTTTTCAGATCGTCATTTACTGCTGAAAAAAAATTGCAAAACAACTGGACAATTTCAATAGAAGGAATTTTCACAAAGAATATTCATGAAACTGTTTTCCGTAATGTAAATATTTTACCACCCACCCTGACATCGGCATTACCCGATTCGAGAAATATCTATTCTCTTAATTCTGCTCCGACCAAAATACCATTAAAAAGCAATGGGATAAATCCATTTAGCCAGGTCATGTTACTTGCAAATAATCATGGTAAAAAAGGAAGTTCATACAGTCTAAGTTTCATTATTCACAAACAAGCAAATAGTTTTTCCTTTAACAGCAGCTATACTTATGGCCGGTCAAACCTTTTATTTGAAATAACCGGCCCTCAAACCCTCGTTCTTTCACAATGGAGGAATATGGAAACAGTAAATGGCAGAAACTTTGCTCCTCTTTCCACTTCCGATAATGATCTGAGACATCGCATTACAACCTGGATCTCAAAAAAAATAAATTATTCAAAAAACAGAACAGCAACAACCATCTCGCTTTTCTATAACGGCCAGTCGGGATCGCCCTATAGTTATGTGTATACAAATAGCATGATCAACGATAATGGAAAAAGAAATGAAAACTTTGATCTTATTTATATCCCAACTACAAATGATCTTATAAATATGAGCTTTGCCCCGATCACAGGTTCTGTGTCATATACTCCACAGCAGCAAAAAGATGCATTAAATGTTTTTATTGAAGGCGATAAATATTTAAGAGAACACCGCGGAGAATTTTCGCAACGAAATGGAGCAAGACTTCCATTTACTCATATTATTGATCTCAGGTTACAGCAAGACTTTACTTTAAAAATAAAAGACAAAAAAGTTGGACTTACAATTACTTATGATGTATTCAACTTTACGAATATGCTTAACAAAAACTGGGGACACACCTGGTTCTTAACAAATGATAGCTACCCGCTGATAACATTTGAAAGTTTTATCAGCACAACAACGCTTACTCCTCAATATCAATTCAGGCCATTCAATGGAAAGCCCTGGACATTGCAAACCAGCACCATTCCCGGCAATAGTGCCCGCTGGATAAGTCAGTTGGGTATTAAAATAAATTTGAATTAA
- a CDS encoding response regulator transcription factor, giving the protein MLKAIIIDDEPYCCEILAAMLESDCPDAEVTSICSNASDGLTAIRQHSPDLVFLDVEMPKMNGFEMLEQLPAINFHLIFTTSYDQYALKAIRFSAIDYLLKPIDREELKKAVQKVKERQQVTIPQQLEILMEKLKQNSNPASKIALPTMEGLQMIPIETIVSCESDDNYTEIKLKGGKKLLVTRSLKEIEEILEQHSFIRVHRSYLVNLNEIEKYIKGEGGYLVMSDGTSIDVARNKKEILLKKLLPYKE; this is encoded by the coding sequence ATGCTTAAAGCTATCATTATAGATGATGAACCTTATTGCTGCGAGATATTGGCAGCAATGCTTGAATCCGACTGCCCGGATGCAGAAGTTACAAGTATCTGCAGTAATGCCTCTGATGGATTAACCGCCATCCGCCAGCACTCACCTGATCTTGTTTTTCTCGATGTAGAAATGCCAAAGATGAATGGCTTTGAAATGCTGGAACAATTACCAGCTATAAATTTTCATCTCATCTTTACTACCAGCTATGATCAGTATGCATTAAAAGCGATCCGTTTCAGTGCTATAGATTATTTACTCAAACCTATTGACAGGGAAGAACTAAAAAAAGCTGTACAAAAAGTAAAAGAAAGACAACAGGTAACAATTCCGCAGCAATTGGAAATACTGATGGAAAAACTGAAACAAAACTCCAATCCCGCAAGTAAAATAGCATTGCCAACCATGGAGGGATTACAGATGATACCGATTGAAACAATAGTCAGTTGCGAGTCGGACGATAACTACACAGAAATAAAATTGAAAGGCGGGAAAAAATTACTGGTCACCCGTTCATTAAAAGAAATAGAAGAGATCCTGGAACAGCATTCATTTATCAGGGTACACCGCTCCTATCTTGTTAATCTGAATGAAATTGAAAAATACATTAAAGGTGAAGGCGGCTATTTGGTAATGAGTGATGGAACTTCTATTGATGTCGCAAGAAATAAGAAAGAAATATTATTGAAAAAACTACTCCCCTATAAAGAATAA
- a CDS encoding FAD:protein FMN transferase, producing the protein MRCLLYCWLPFLFIVRNGELKKYTITGFAQGTTYSITYYATDSIVIKRQVDSILDKIDSSLSLYKPYSIINQFNNSRTGRKIDNHFVNVIKKSILVYHETNGLFDVTVKPLVQAWGFGVTKTDSLPGKKEIEAIKKCVGTNRLLLEKNYLSKKDSCVQVDLNGIAQGYSVDVIADFIEKNGIKNYLVELGGEIRVKGRKQPSGEKMKIGIESPDEDEFRDHPMQKIISLENGAITTSGNYRKYYESDGKKITHIIDPKTGYPVQNELISVTVYAKDGMTADAYDNALMLMGLKKALQFIEKRKELAAYFIYKDKTGKIADTASSRFYKLMNP; encoded by the coding sequence ATGAGATGCCTGTTATACTGTTGGCTCCCCTTCTTGTTTATTGTTCGGAATGGTGAGTTGAAAAAATATACTATTACTGGTTTTGCACAAGGTACTACTTACTCTATTACCTATTATGCAACAGATAGCATAGTTATAAAAAGACAAGTTGATAGCATCCTTGACAAAATTGATAGTTCGCTTTCACTGTATAAACCTTACTCTATAATTAATCAATTCAATAATTCCAGGACTGGCAGAAAAATTGATAACCATTTTGTAAACGTGATAAAGAAGTCAATTTTAGTTTATCATGAAACAAATGGACTTTTTGATGTTACCGTTAAACCACTTGTTCAGGCCTGGGGTTTTGGGGTGACTAAAACTGATTCTTTGCCGGGGAAAAAGGAGATTGAAGCAATAAAAAAATGTGTTGGCACAAACAGGCTGCTACTGGAAAAAAATTATTTGTCCAAAAAAGATAGTTGCGTGCAGGTTGATTTGAATGGAATTGCACAAGGTTATTCAGTTGATGTGATTGCTGATTTTATTGAAAAGAATGGGATTAAAAATTATCTCGTTGAGTTGGGAGGAGAAATAAGAGTGAAAGGCAGAAAACAACCTTCGGGAGAAAAAATGAAGATCGGGATTGAATCGCCGGATGAAGATGAATTCAGGGATCATCCGATGCAAAAAATAATTTCACTGGAAAATGGCGCTATCACTACATCCGGCAATTACAGAAAGTATTATGAAAGCGATGGGAAGAAAATTACGCATATCATTGATCCGAAAACGGGCTACCCTGTACAGAATGAACTCATAAGCGTTACTGTTTATGCAAAAGATGGTATGACTGCCGATGCCTATGACAATGCCCTTATGTTGATGGGCTTGAAAAAAGCTCTGCAGTTTATTGAAAAACGAAAAGAACTTGCTGCTTATTTTATTTATAAAGACAAGACAGGAAAAATTGCCGATACTGCAAGTTCCCGCTTTTATAAACTCATGAATCCGTAA
- a CDS encoding Gfo/Idh/MocA family oxidoreductase: MKRRNFISNTGLFAAGALMHNKLLSLYGSTQPGDIISIGIIGSGDRGRGLADTLNSMPEKFSIKAVCDILQFRLDNMKNADKQGSFQYHKEYKKILDDKTIDAVIIATPLYNHFEIAADALNAGKHVYLEKAMTYNAAQTIELSKLCTQYSKQILQVGHQYRYTPLYFKVKEMIDKGYLGKVVHIETRWDRNWNWRRPVPDGYTDRQINWRMYKEYSGGLPAELLSHQVDFINWAFDTHPDEVLGTGGIDFYKDGRETFDNVQAVLRYNKDGMIGNFGATCGNAKDGYIFKLKGTKGTVELLVDEGIFYPEATTKKELETVDGVAGATKIEWNKDGGIPIIKEKLKDGSWYALQEFYKSVTEKIKPVSNVITGGKTAICVHMMNQAIFNHGIEKWKPEYNIA, translated from the coding sequence ATGAAAAGAAGGAATTTTATAAGTAATACTGGCCTATTTGCCGCTGGAGCATTAATGCACAACAAGCTTTTAAGTTTATACGGCTCTACACAACCTGGCGATATTATTAGTATTGGTATTATCGGTAGCGGTGATAGGGGAAGAGGTCTTGCCGATACTCTAAATTCAATGCCTGAAAAATTTTCCATCAAAGCAGTCTGTGATATACTTCAGTTCAGGTTGGATAATATGAAGAATGCTGATAAACAGGGAAGTTTTCAATATCACAAAGAGTATAAAAAAATATTGGATGATAAAACGATTGATGCAGTTATTATAGCTACACCGCTATACAATCATTTTGAAATTGCTGCGGATGCATTAAATGCAGGTAAGCATGTTTACCTTGAAAAGGCTATGACTTATAATGCTGCTCAAACAATTGAACTTTCAAAACTCTGTACTCAATATTCCAAACAAATTCTGCAGGTTGGTCACCAATACCGTTACACACCACTTTATTTTAAAGTAAAGGAGATGATCGATAAAGGTTATCTCGGGAAAGTAGTACATATTGAAACCCGTTGGGATCGTAATTGGAACTGGCGTCGCCCTGTGCCGGATGGATATACTGACAGGCAGATCAATTGGCGGATGTATAAAGAGTATTCAGGTGGTTTACCAGCTGAATTATTATCGCACCAGGTTGATTTTATCAACTGGGCCTTTGATACACATCCTGATGAAGTACTGGGCACAGGTGGTATAGATTTTTATAAAGATGGCCGTGAGACTTTTGATAATGTACAGGCTGTATTGCGTTATAATAAAGATGGAATGATCGGAAACTTTGGAGCTACCTGTGGCAATGCAAAGGATGGATATATTTTTAAACTGAAAGGAACAAAAGGAACAGTTGAGTTATTAGTGGATGAAGGAATTTTTTATCCTGAAGCTACAACTAAAAAGGAATTGGAAACAGTAGACGGAGTTGCCGGTGCAACAAAAATTGAGTGGAATAAAGATGGTGGCATTCCTATCATTAAAGAAAAACTGAAAGATGGTAGTTGGTATGCACTGCAGGAGTTTTATAAATCTGTTACTGAAAAAATAAAACCAGTTTCAAATGTTATTACAGGTGGTAAAACAGCTATCTGTGTGCATATGATGAACCAGGCCATCTTCAATCACGGAATTGAAAAATGGAAACCGGAATATAATATCGCATAA
- a CDS encoding DUF1080 domain-containing protein, with protein sequence MKKTILPLILLISLCVNSQKPGWEYLFDGKSLNGWKQMTGSAKYEVENGAIVGTAVPNSPNSFLVCEKKFTGDFILEMQVMMGDTITNSGIQFKSNFDPTANKGAGRIYGYQYELDPSARRWSAGVYDEGRREWLYPGSLNSKAQVYFTPNVYHTIKIECIDNTIKTWLDGAAVSYVVDTLTANEGLIALQVHSIGKPEHAGIKIYWKNILIRTAGLAPSQFPKGIYVANLKPNTLTDFETKSGWQLLFDGKSNKGWTGAYKKTFPEKGWEIRDGILKVLPSTGRESTNGGDIVTTKQYSAFDLSFEFKLTPGANSGLKYFVTLSENNSGSAIGLEYQLLDDTLHPDAKMGIDGNRTLASLYDLIKAQKTTRFIKQPGNWNTARIIVYPNNHVEHYLNGVKVLEYERGSQAYRDLVAISKYKVWQNFGEAKQGYILLQDHGNEVSFRSIKIRELK encoded by the coding sequence ATGAAAAAAACAATTCTGCCTTTAATCTTATTGATTTCATTATGTGTTAACAGCCAGAAACCGGGTTGGGAATATTTATTCGATGGCAAATCACTTAACGGATGGAAACAAATGACCGGCTCAGCAAAATATGAAGTGGAGAATGGGGCTATCGTAGGTACTGCGGTACCCAACTCGCCGAACTCCTTTCTGGTTTGTGAGAAAAAATTTACAGGCGATTTTATCCTGGAAATGCAGGTTATGATGGGTGATACTATAACCAATTCGGGTATTCAGTTCAAAAGTAATTTTGATCCCACTGCAAATAAAGGCGCCGGAAGAATATACGGTTACCAGTATGAATTAGATCCCTCTGCAAGAAGATGGAGTGCCGGTGTGTATGATGAAGGAAGAAGAGAATGGTTATATCCTGGTTCATTAAATTCAAAAGCGCAGGTTTATTTTACTCCTAATGTATATCACACAATAAAAATCGAATGCATCGATAATACAATTAAAACATGGCTTGATGGCGCAGCAGTGAGTTATGTAGTGGATACGTTAACGGCTAATGAAGGATTGATCGCTTTGCAGGTACATTCCATTGGTAAACCTGAGCATGCAGGTATAAAAATTTATTGGAAAAATATTTTGATCCGGACAGCGGGCCTGGCACCGTCACAATTTCCCAAAGGCATTTATGTCGCTAATCTTAAACCTAATACCCTAACGGATTTTGAAACGAAAAGCGGGTGGCAGTTATTGTTTGATGGAAAAAGCAATAAGGGCTGGACAGGGGCTTATAAAAAAACATTTCCTGAAAAAGGGTGGGAGATACGAGATGGTATTTTAAAAGTATTGCCATCCACAGGTCGTGAGTCAACTAATGGAGGTGATATAGTGACGACAAAACAGTACAGCGCATTTGATCTTTCATTTGAATTTAAATTGACACCCGGCGCTAACAGCGGACTAAAATATTTTGTGACGTTGAGTGAAAATAATTCCGGCTCTGCAATTGGGTTGGAATACCAGTTACTTGATGATACATTGCATCCCGATGCAAAAATGGGAATTGACGGAAATCGTACGTTGGCTTCATTGTATGATCTAATAAAAGCACAAAAGACGACACGTTTTATTAAACAGCCGGGCAACTGGAATACAGCCCGGATCATTGTTTATCCTAACAATCATGTAGAGCATTACCTGAATGGTGTAAAAGTGCTGGAGTATGAAAGAGGTTCACAAGCTTACCGTGATCTAGTTGCTATCAGTAAATATAAAGTATGGCAAAATTTTGGTGAAGCTAAGCAAGGCTATATTCTTTTACAGGATCATGGGAATGAAGTGAGCTTCCGAAGTATTAAAATTCGTGAGTTGAAATAA
- a CDS encoding Gfo/Idh/MocA family oxidoreductase, producing MNRKEFIKNTSLATAGVTILNFPVFGKNAPSNKVLVAVMGVNSRGAYLAECFSQLTNVEVAYLCDVEDKAIANGLKPFEKKDKKPTIVKDIRELVNKKDFDALIVATPDHWHAPATILGITHGKHVYVEKPCSHNPYEGELLIQAIKKYPKQLIQMGNQRRSMPNLINAVKEVRDGIIGNAYFGRSWYANNRKSIGHGKIVPVPSTLDWDLWQGPATRQDYKDNYVHYNWHWFWHWGTSETCNNGTHEIDMCRWFLNADYPTKVTSAGGRYAFKDDWETPDTQVATFEFGNEKAITWESRSCNKMHEEGGSRGFVIYGDKGTLINAGNDDYKIFDADNKLVKEVKTATQNDGTNAVSATGNLDFFHFNNFVDSIRGESKVNSPIDEGHKSILLCHLASIAQRTGHTLHCDPRNGHILNDNAAMKLWRRSYQKGWEPKI from the coding sequence ATGAACCGCAAAGAATTTATTAAAAACACATCGCTTGCTACAGCAGGAGTTACAATTCTTAACTTTCCTGTATTTGGGAAAAATGCACCCTCGAATAAAGTGCTTGTTGCTGTAATGGGAGTTAATAGCCGCGGCGCTTATCTTGCTGAGTGTTTTTCACAACTTACAAATGTAGAAGTGGCATATCTCTGTGATGTGGAAGATAAAGCGATCGCAAACGGATTGAAACCATTTGAGAAAAAGGATAAGAAGCCAACGATTGTAAAAGATATCCGTGAACTGGTAAATAAAAAAGATTTTGATGCACTGATTGTCGCTACACCCGATCACTGGCATGCGCCTGCAACTATACTTGGAATTACTCATGGAAAACATGTTTATGTAGAAAAACCCTGCAGTCATAATCCCTACGAAGGTGAATTGTTGATACAGGCAATAAAAAAATATCCAAAGCAATTGATACAAATGGGAAATCAACGCCGTTCGATGCCGAATCTTATCAATGCAGTAAAAGAAGTAAGAGATGGAATAATCGGTAATGCTTATTTCGGAAGAAGCTGGTATGCGAATAATAGGAAAAGTATTGGGCATGGTAAAATAGTTCCTGTACCATCCACATTGGATTGGGATCTATGGCAAGGCCCGGCAACACGACAAGATTATAAAGACAACTATGTTCATTACAACTGGCATTGGTTCTGGCATTGGGGCACATCCGAAACTTGTAATAACGGAACACATGAAATAGATATGTGCCGCTGGTTTTTAAATGCTGATTATCCAACCAAAGTAACATCAGCCGGTGGCCGTTATGCTTTTAAGGATGATTGGGAAACTCCCGATACGCAGGTAGCCACATTTGAATTCGGAAATGAAAAAGCGATAACATGGGAATCCAGGAGTTGCAACAAAATGCATGAAGAAGGCGGCAGTCGTGGATTTGTAATTTATGGAGATAAGGGAACATTGATCAATGCCGGCAATGATGACTATAAAATTTTTGATGCAGATAATAAACTGGTAAAGGAAGTAAAGACAGCTACACAAAATGACGGCACCAATGCAGTAAGTGCAACAGGCAATCTTGATTTCTTCCACTTCAATAATTTTGTTGATAGTATTAGAGGTGAATCAAAAGTCAATTCACCGATTGATGAAGGACATAAAAGTATTTTGCTTTGTCATTTGGCAAGTATTGCACAACGGACTGGACATACTTTGCATTGCGATCCGAGGAACGGGCATATACTGAATGATAATGCAGCAATGAAATTATGGAGAAGAAGCTATCAGAAGGGATGGGAACCAAAGATCTGA
- a CDS encoding DUF418 domain-containing protein, giving the protein MLKQSSMPVSLTERSDILDVLRGFALFGVMMDNLFGFTGWGYLTDSSREALSTWPADGLVGLFEQTFINGKFYSLFSLLFGIGFSIILIRNEQKGINPLKIFYRRIFILLLIGAFHLFGLWEGDILFLYALIGLILPLFRKCSDKTLLILASVLILSPILLDCIYMLLNGKPGEFLEKIAFRIDENNGIVGDGYRDYLYKDGSGWQEWRNWQESGFLYRYSYILDSNRIPKVLGMFLIGFYAGRKMMYIQLENYVQLFKKLRLWGFVIGIPSAIACTYFEFFQKQIPNPIGIFHTIFYATSVVPLCLAYVSVICLHWIKTKGNSKLKVLAPMGRMALTNYLMQTIIGITLYYGVGFGFGGNIGPAIFVPIGLAVYALQVLYSNLWFKYFNYGPFEWIWRMLTYGKWLPLKK; this is encoded by the coding sequence ATGCTTAAGCAGTCTTCAATGCCTGTTAGTTTAACCGAACGTTCCGATATTCTAGATGTACTTCGTGGCTTCGCTTTGTTTGGAGTGATGATGGATAATCTTTTTGGATTTACGGGTTGGGGTTATTTGACTGACTCCAGTCGTGAAGCACTTTCTACATGGCCTGCTGATGGCTTAGTCGGTTTATTCGAGCAAACTTTTATCAATGGAAAATTTTACAGTTTATTTTCCTTGTTGTTTGGCATTGGATTTTCCATCATTTTAATTCGAAATGAACAGAAAGGTATTAATCCATTAAAAATATTTTACCGAAGAATATTTATACTGCTTTTGATCGGTGCTTTTCATTTGTTTGGATTATGGGAAGGCGATATTCTTTTTTTATATGCTTTAATTGGGTTGATCTTACCATTATTCAGGAAGTGTTCGGATAAAACATTATTGATCCTTGCATCCGTATTAATTCTTTCTCCGATCCTACTTGATTGTATTTATATGCTATTAAATGGAAAACCAGGAGAATTTCTGGAAAAAATTGCATTTCGTATTGATGAAAATAACGGAATTGTCGGTGATGGATACCGCGATTATCTCTATAAAGATGGAAGCGGATGGCAGGAGTGGAGAAACTGGCAGGAATCTGGTTTTTTATATCGCTACTCTTATATTCTTGATAGCAACCGCATCCCAAAAGTGCTTGGTATGTTTTTAATCGGATTTTATGCCGGAAGAAAAATGATGTACATACAACTTGAAAATTATGTACAGCTTTTTAAAAAATTACGTTTATGGGGTTTTGTGATTGGAATACCATCTGCAATCGCTTGTACATATTTTGAATTTTTTCAAAAACAAATTCCTAACCCAATTGGCATTTTTCATACAATTTTTTATGCTACTAGTGTTGTTCCTCTGTGTTTGGCTTATGTTTCTGTTATCTGTTTACATTGGATAAAAACGAAAGGAAATAGCAAATTAAAAGTGCTGGCGCCAATGGGCAGAATGGCATTGACAAATTATTTAATGCAAACGATAATTGGGATCACTCTTTATTATGGTGTAGGTTTTGGATTTGGTGGAAATATCGGCCCGGCAATATTTGTCCCGATCGGTTTAGCGGTTTATGCATTGCAAGTGTTGTACAGTAATCTTTGGTTCAAATATTTTAATTATGGACCATTCGAATGGATATGGCGTATGCTGACTTACGGAAAGTGGTTACCATTAAAAAAATGA